Genomic DNA from Pseudomonas fitomaticsae:
GGGCGGTGCGTGGGGTGTTGCCAGCGGCGCTGGCAGCACGCAAGGCCGGGCGGACGCTGGTGGTGCCCCGGGCGAATGCCGAGGAAGCGTGCCTGGCATCAGGGCTGAAGGTGATCGCGGTGGATCATCTGCTGGAGGCAGTGGCGCATTTCAATGGGCATACACCGGTCGAGCCTTATATCTCGGATGGGCTGATCCATGCCGCCAAACCCTATCCCGACCTGAATGAAGTGCAGGGCCAACTGTCTGCCAAACGGGCGCTGCTGATTGCAGCAGCGGGGGCGCACAACCTGCTGCTCAGCGGACCACCGGGAACGGGCAAGACATTGCTGGCCAGCCGTTTGCCGGGGTTGCTCCCGCCCTTGGCCGAGAGTGAAGCGCTGGAAGTTGCAGCCATTCAATCCGTTGCCAGCGGCGCGCCACTGACCCACTGGCCGCAGCGCCCGTTCCGCCAACCACATCATTCGGCCTCCGGTCCGGCACTGGTCGGTGGCAGTACAAAACCGCAACCCGGCGAAATCACCCTCGCACACCACGGCGTACTGTTCCTCGACGAACTGCCGGAATTTGATCGCAAGGTGCTGGAAGTTCTACGTGAGCCCTTGGAGTCCGGCTGGATCGTGATTGCCCGGGCCAAGGAGCGAGTGCGGTTTCCCGCAAGATTCCAGCTGGTCGCCGCGATGAATCCCTGCCCCTGTGGATATCTTGGCGAGCCGAGCGGACGCTGCTCCTGCACCCCGGACATGGTGCAGCGTTATCGCAACAAGTTGTCGGGGCCGTTGCTGGACCGGATCGATCTGCACCTGACCGTTGCACGGGAGGCCACTGCATTGAACCCGACAATGAAACCCGGAGAGGACAGCGCCACAGCGGCTATTCAGGTCGCCGAAGCCCGGGAGCGACAGCAAAAACGCCAAGGCTGCGCGAATGCGTTTCTGGATTTGCCGGGGTTGCGCAGACACTGCAAGTTATCCACAACCGATGAACACTGGCTGGAGTCTGCATGCGAACGACTGACACTTTCACTGCGTTCGGCGCATCGCCTGCTCAAGGTTGCACGGACATTGGCCGATATAGAGAAGGTTGATGCCATCTCCCGTGAGCACCTGGCCGAAGCGCTTCAGTATCGCCCGGCGACG
This window encodes:
- a CDS encoding YifB family Mg chelatase-like AAA ATPase — encoded protein: MSLAIVHSRAQIGVDAPAVTVEVHLANGLPSLTMVGLPEAAVKESKDRVRSAIINSGLQFPARRITLNLAPADLPKDGGRFDLAIALGILSASVQVPTLTLDDVECLGELALSGAVRAVRGVLPAALAARKAGRTLVVPRANAEEACLASGLKVIAVDHLLEAVAHFNGHTPVEPYISDGLIHAAKPYPDLNEVQGQLSAKRALLIAAAGAHNLLLSGPPGTGKTLLASRLPGLLPPLAESEALEVAAIQSVASGAPLTHWPQRPFRQPHHSASGPALVGGSTKPQPGEITLAHHGVLFLDELPEFDRKVLEVLREPLESGWIVIARAKERVRFPARFQLVAAMNPCPCGYLGEPSGRCSCTPDMVQRYRNKLSGPLLDRIDLHLTVAREATALNPTMKPGEDSATAAIQVAEARERQQKRQGCANAFLDLPGLRRHCKLSTTDEHWLESACERLTLSLRSAHRLLKVARTLADIEKVDAISREHLAEALQYRPATQ